The segment ACCACGACCCCATGCTTCGATCATGCCCGCGCGAAAAAATGCATTGGCTATGTCAGGGTTATAAGGCTGCGATGGGTGCGGGCCTTTTAGTTTTTTTACGGTCCAGTCTGTTGGTAATTCGCCGCTGTTCCATAGCATTATTTTGTTATCGTACACGCTAATTTGAATCGGTGTCACCGACTAATATTCTACTTAGCTAAATTTTAGTATCATGACTTATCATGCTGGTCTTCGTGCAAATGCTCATGTTCTTTAAAACGCTTTTCAACAAGATAAACATGCGCTTGCGCATCTTCGTAATAGCTCTCAACCAGGCGCGCTAATTCACCAAGCATTTGCAGACATTTGCGATATTGCTTTAGTAAGTATGCAACTGCTTGTTGGTAGCGGGAGCAGGCGCAACTTTGTGTGCGTGCGTTAGTTTTAATCTTGATGCGGCTTGAAGTCTGAGCGCTAACTGTTTGGGTTCGTCTTGTTGTTTGAGCGCGGCAAGCAGGGCTTTTGCTGGTGTTTTTGTTGCTGCGATCGCTTGTGCGCTTAGTTTTACGTGAAGACGACTTGACTCTAGATACACGACGAGTTTGATCACTCATTAGGTTTTACGGCCTCCATAACAGGCATGTGAAACTTAGAGGGGCATTGCGGGTGCAACCGTAATGTTCCTCGCTTAAAGAAGTTTATTTATTCGTGTTGGTTTTTATTCGATGATTCCCCCCTTTATATAATTGATTGCTTAGTAATGAATGTAAGTCTGATCATGCTGATGGTGATCTGTCAATGATAAATCATGTTTTTATGTTAATTTGTTTAGGTGTATTTGTACTTATTGTCGCTAATAATTCGGTATAACATCATACCCGCAAAAAAATTACACCGTCATACCCGCGAATGCGGGTATCTAGGAGCAATAATCGAATATAATTAAAATAAATAGAGCCAAGATTGCCGTTTGCGCAGTAATGACGAAGCAAAAACGGGACATTAATATTTATAAGCTATGAAGCTTAATTGACTTATTGCCAAAACGAGCAACTATTTCTAAATCGCCATCAAGCGCTTTGACATATTTACGAAGAGTCGATACAAGATGGTCATCACGACGCTCAAGACGCGATAATTCACTTTGAGCAATTTCCATCGCTTGCGCTACTTCGACTTGAGTCTTACCCGACATCTCACGCAGCTCACGAATATCCATTTCGAGTAATTTGTCACTAACAAATTTTTTACTCGCAGCTTTCATTTCTCTCGCGCAGGCCGCAAGACAACATACTGCTACAGTTACGCGTGAGGAGCTCCTTCGCCGTGCTCAACTACGCTGTGATTTTGGCGCTGTTGCACGTAAGCATCCTGTTGACTCGGCGATAGAAGTTTCACGAACTTCTGCAGTTACGACAATTGTCGCAGATGTAAACAGGTGTGCAGATACGGCGAAGCCACTCATTATTGAGGGCCCACCAGGTCAAGGGAAATCTTGGGTTTGTAAACAAGTACTAGAAAATCTTAAGTCAAACGATTGGTTAATTGCTGAACATTATTGCTTCCTTGGTGATGGAGACACTGATCGCAACGAACGTGTATTAACTGAAGCAGTAATTGGTAGTTTGCTTGGTCGACTTGCAGAAGCTGAACCCGAGATTGTAGAATCCCGCAGACCTATACTTGCGGCTGATGAAGCTGCCTTACGCCAAGCAATAAACCAAGCATTATACAATCAACCCAATAGGCGCATAGCTCTGGTAATTGATGGTCTCGACCATGTTACTCGCGTGATAGGGGCGACAATCAGTAGGCCAGATCCTGCCCAGTTACTTGCAACAGCACTCGCTGAATTAGAGTTGCCACCCGGCTGTGTTCTGGTGGTTTTAAGCCAGCCTGGTGTGCATCTGCAGCCACTGCAGAACATAGGCGCTAAAACGGTTAAATTACCGCCACTAGATGCTAGTGATCTGCAGGTATTATGTGAGCGTTTAGAAATATTTTCGATGCTGGATATCAATGACCAGCCAACGGTTGATGAGTTTGTTTCTGCACTGATGGAGCGTACAAATGGTAATGCTTTGTATGCTACCTATCTTTGCCGCGAAACGCTCAGGTCATCTATTGCCCATGTTGATCTTGTGTCAGCAATAAAAGCATTCCCACCATTCGATGGTACACTTGAAACATATTACAAATATTTGATTGATCCATTGGGCGACAGTGCGCGTTTTGTCGCCCAAATGGTGGCCCTGTTAGAATTCGCTGTTACTCGTAATGACCTTGGCGAGATCGCTCCCGAGTATGCCCACCACATCGACGCAGCAGTTGCAGCTTTAGGCCCAGTTCTTGTTGAATCGGCAGCGCAAGGAGGCATCCGTGTTTATCATGAGTCGTTTGCGCGTTTTGTACGTAGTCCGCTTGAAAATAATAACGCAGGTAAACATGCGCTTCTAAAAAAGGCGCAGGATTGGCTTAGCCACAAGGGTATCTTTCAAGATGCCAGAGCCTTTCGTTTTCTCTTGCTGCTTTGCAGGCGATTAGGGACAGACTATGAAGTATTAAGAATTGTTGATGAAACTTTCGTTTCAAAAGCTATCCAGAATGGCTTCTTCGCGGGTGCCATTAAGGCTAATCTGGCTGTAGCAGTTTATTGTGCGGCGCGTATAAAAGACTGGCCTTCAGTAGTCCGTTGCGTGGAGCTAGCTCGTGCCGCCGAAACCTACGAGAATGAACGTCTAGATAATCTCATCGAGTATGCCGACGTGCCAATTGCTTTGCTTGGTTCTAATATTTTTGCCGAAAGACTTCTCTTTGATGATCAGCCGACGGTGCCACCACGAGCAGGTCTTTTGTTGTGTGCAGCCATTGATGCGGCTGGAGCTACAGCGCCATGGCCAGAATACCTTGAGGCATTTACCAAGGTGGCTGTAAATGACAACACTAGCTACGGTGCAGACTCGGATCGCCAGGTCGCAATAGCTAAGCTTCGAGGTAAACTGCGTACGACTACAAAACCAGACTGGACTAAGTACGCAAATTGGATCACGCAAAATGCCCTAGTATCCCAATTAGTTTTTAATGCTGTACGCGATACACATGGCATCTTGGGAGTTAGGC is part of the Deltaproteobacteria bacterium genome and harbors:
- a CDS encoding helix-turn-helix transcriptional regulator; translated protein: MKAASKKFVSDKLLEMDIRELREMSGKTQVEVAQAMEIAQSELSRLERRDDHLVSTLRKYVKALDGDLEIVARFGNKSIKLHSL
- a CDS encoding ATP-binding protein, coding for MSLTNFLLAAFISLAQAARQHTATVTREELLRRAQLRCDFGAVARKHPVDSAIEVSRTSAVTTIVADVNRCADTAKPLIIEGPPGQGKSWVCKQVLENLKSNDWLIAEHYCFLGDGDTDRNERVLTEAVIGSLLGRLAEAEPEIVESRRPILAADEAALRQAINQALYNQPNRRIALVIDGLDHVTRVIGATISRPDPAQLLATALAELELPPGCVLVVLSQPGVHLQPLQNIGAKTVKLPPLDASDLQVLCERLEIFSMLDINDQPTVDEFVSALMERTNGNALYATYLCRETLRSSIAHVDLVSAIKAFPPFDGTLETYYKYLIDPLGDSARFVAQMVALLEFAVTRNDLGEIAPEYAHHIDAAVAALGPVLVESAAQGGIRVYHESFARFVRSPLENNNAGKHALLKKAQDWLSHKGIFQDARAFRFLLLLCRRLGTDYEVLRIVDETFVSKAIQNGFFAGAIKANLAVAVYCAARIKDWPSVVRCVELARAAETYENERLDNLIEYADVPIALLGSNIFAERLLFDDQPTVPPRAGLLLCAAIDAAGATAPWPEYLEAFTKVAVNDNTSYGADSDRQVAIAKLRGKLRTTTKPDWTKYANWITQNALVSQLVFNAVRDTHGILGVRQLAEALNDANFWLIYAEHMAIAEDSESRVEAQQIARRALSADVAPGTVHRFIALGLKSCDIRTGRITNNRDEFFTLTSQIQQSRGNNSPENVCTWLDGCAIAAHAAPDLLQEVASRIRSPGWYPCWLRFAVALCSAEAAKSNQSKAALQALKLLTEERGPFVGDPRACDLYQLHGIIADTLYRATKLIDDAEWPAAIETLRRVSSQISFTLSGELGGPVPADLLLAIAVDGTTPTRHAVTKEVIDWFQSEQIPGNYYSDIVNFHLAASRYALSCNDPALACENWHRAAKLLSAYGGHKDITIYELLYSVETLIDLNIPQTRQRLQFLQPLCKRVVRHTDKDETRAAPGHWWKLLAAADPNAAAKTIATKLLSDCNQPDDLLETARYELWQAHFQLADPMVAGALRLTLDTGLSKYDYEALNRLTDYLSSYTSYSNKLL